Genomic DNA from Hyperolius riggenbachi isolate aHypRig1 chromosome 10, aHypRig1.pri, whole genome shotgun sequence:
GTGTGGACTGGAAGTAACTGTACAGGCGCGTTACATTCCGTCCTCCCTCTGATGCACTTCCATCGGATGAGTCTGATATGCAGCGTGACTTCCCTGTCTGAAATGTAACCATTGTTAAATACGTTACATTACTCTCCAGCTGAAACCGGACGTAcgtttcaataacagatataaaagcgACATCTCTGCATGCAGAACGATCAATGACGCGCATCAGGCTCTTTAGCAGACAGtgtgggtggctctgaaaagagcctttgggtTGTGTGGAATAACTTTCGCTGCAGGAATTATTTGCTCTTGGCGGCCTTGTGGCTCTCGGtcttcttgggcagcagcacggCCTGGATGTTGGGCAGGACGCCCCCCTGGGCGATGGTCACCCCACCCAGCAGCTTGTTGAGCTCCTCGTCGTTGCGCACGGCCAGCTGCAGGTGGCGGGGGATGATGCGGGTCTTCTTGTTGTCCCGGGCGGCGTTGCCAGCCAGCTCCAGGATCTCAGCGGTCAGATACTCCAGCACTGCGGCCAGATAGACCGGAGCTCCGGCCCCCACCCGCTCCGCATAGTTGCCCTTCCTCAGCAGACGGTGAACACGGCCGACTGGGAACTGCAGCCCGGCCCGGGAGGAGCGAGTCTTGGCCTTAGCACGGGCCTTGCCGCCTTGTTTGCCTCTTCCAGACATGATAACTTCAGGGATATAGATAATTTTCCAACACGAGAATAGCTGAAcccgcccctcctcctgcccTATATACTCTGCAGCCCGCCCCGCGCTGccacctgattggctgttattcaaCTCAGCCAATAGCATGAGAGTCTAGCTATCCACTAATCAGCAAGGGCCGGGGCGGGGTTCACTGCGCAAGCTGCCAATTAAATCTTGAGTTCTTTGTTTCGCTATTCAAAGATACAAGTCACTCctccagccaatcagatataaGGGGCGGTAATCAGGCGGTGCTAGTGACGCTCTCCAATAGTGTGAGCCGGTTCTCCTGCAGCCTGATTAGCATAGGCCGCCTATATAAGGAGGGGAGGCGGCGCTGCTCTTCATTGTGTCTCCGCACTCTGCAGAGGTACTGAGaatcagtagagatgggaagttcggatcttttcaatgatccggatgattcgaatcggatcattgaagagatccggatctttgattcgaatctcggatcattttactaccggaagcattcggggtgaaatgaacagcaggacaggtctgtggacaggagaaggggagggggtggacacacagagaaggggagaagatggacagagggcagggagtggacagagaagggaggagggacgagcagagagcagaaatgtttgcacgtaatacccacatgctgaagtcatatgctttacatatatttcacctatatgttcatctatacactttgaaagaaaaggtcgcacagtgaaagaaagcattcccagaagataagtgcagctgtttagtgcccagtgcaggaggattatattgcctttcaatcacactgtctgcaaagttactgagctgtgctgagccaaaagcttccaatgtgctcactgtgcacaactacggaacagacagcctataatgggcagcacgttatagccagtatgtgtgctctacacatatctggcagtggcacccatgtcccctctctctcatctacctgtctccctgcaaggctgcctccctttcaacagagcgatccatctctgctctgcttccaagaccccgttgagagggggcgtgtcgctcctggccccgcccctttcgcgatccgaatcgttcattttgatgattcggatgatcgactcataaaatagattcggatcaaagatccgaatcgttcatgatccggacaacactaagaaTCAGCATGGCTCCTGAACCAACCAAGTCCGCCCCGGCGCCCAAGAAGGGCTCTAAGAAAGCGGTGAGCAAGACTCAGAAGAAGGACGGCAAGAAGCGCAGGAAGACCAGGAAGGAGAGCTACGCCATCTACGTGtacaaggtgctgaagcaggtgcaCCCTGACACCGGCATCTCCTCCAAGGCCATGAGCATCATGAACTCCTTCGTCAATGACATCTTCGAGCGCATCGCCGGGGAAGCTTCCCGCCTGGCTCATTACAACAAGCGCCACACCATCACCTCCCGGGAGATCCAGACCGCCGTCCGCCTGCTGCTGCCGGGAGAGCTGGCCAAGCACGCCGTGTCCGAGGGCACCAAGGCCGTCACCAAGTACACCAGCGCCAAGTAATCTCTCACCCAGCTATACAGATAACCCAAAGGCTCTTTTAAGAGCCACCCACTCATTCACTGCAGAGCTTTTGTATGCCTTCACTTCTGTGCTTTATAGTGAGAATGCATTAGCCTGATATCTTTGTGTTAATTCCTTAGAAGCTGCTTCTGTCAGCCTACTGTTTTGTGCGGGTTGGTTTAGTGGAACCAGACAGATTACAAAACTATCGGGTGCTCAACACATGTCCTATTGATAAAATCACTTCTGGAGGTAAACTTAATTTTGCCGCCTTCTCAAACAGAAGGCGTTTGTGATCACTTAgctgtctgagcaattttggtttCCCACCTGAATATGCACGTTCTCTCTATGCTCCTGAAAGCAACGATCCGCCGCTGGGGTATAATAAGCCTAAAGCCGCATCAATCTAACATGcacacagcctgtttcagacttggtCCTCATCATCAGTGCATGCATGGgacggattgatatggctctgtgaTAGAGGgcttagaccaatacaaagtatacCCAGGCAGCTCAATTTGTGATCAAGAACCAACCGTAATAAAGGGCTATGGAGCCGTTCTCTACAAAATATATAACTAGGTGCCTACTCTCCTGACTCCTGCTTTTGTGGGGGGGATTATCAGGTCAGGGAAGTCCTCAGGATTCAGGCGCTAGCTGATGAGGGTACTTCAGATTTAGTGTGCAGCGTTTAGAAGGGTGTTGTTCAGGGCATTACTGTAGACAACCTCGGACTTTTAAGCTTCCCTTACACACCAGCCCCCTTCTGCCCTTCCATGCAGTGTAGCTTATAAAGGGATACGGCAAACATGTATATCTAACACGGGGGTGTCCCCCTGCCAATGACATAATACTGCCACCACAAGTGCTACTCATCCTCCAAGGAAGCAACGGAGatctctgcactgctctgttTGTATTTCCGGCTGGCTCTGCAGCattgtgatcacttcctataactgTGGCGGCTGATGCAGGACAGGGATCCTCAGCCCAGCTGATCTGCAGTAACGAGTGCCGTCCGTGTAGCTCCCCAGCCGGCTGCAGCACACGGAATAGATACATGAAGAGCAGCAACATCCCAAACATTGTATCTATTTCTATCATCTGTTACATTGTTTCCATCCTGACCCCGGTTTCCTCTCTCTGATGTGAGATGCGCGGTTTCCCCTGAGCCgatacacataaatacatactggTGTTGTGGTTAAATCTGAAGAGAGACATTGCTGCGATCTTCTTTTATGTTCTTCCCGCTATTCCTCATTGCTTTTACTATAAGTAATAATATTATCATCATCTAGCACGGTTTTTACATGGTTGCATACATAGGACAAGCAAATAAGCGGTAAACTAGCGGGCTGCTGGAACAAAGCACTAGTTTTGGCGGTACATTTGAATAGTAACGAATGTCCCCCAATAGCCAATCAGTATGAGGCACGTGAGCGCTGCGCCCAATGAGCAGGCAGAGCGCAGTATAAATGGGAGTAGCGGCGGCGTCAGATCACACAGAGCTCGCAGACGCAGACTATCAGGCATGGCCAGAACCAAGCAGACCGCCCGCAAGTCCACTGGAGGGAAAG
This window encodes:
- the LOC137536951 gene encoding histone H2A type 2-B: MSGRGKQGGKARAKAKTRSSRAGLQFPVGRVHRLLRKGNYAERVGAGAPVYLAAVLEYLTAEILELAGNAARDNKKTRIIPRHLQLAVRNDEELNKLLGGVTIAQGGVLPNIQAVLLPKKTESHKAAKSK
- the LOC137536952 gene encoding histone H2B 1.1-like, which codes for MAPEPTKSAPAPKKGSKKAVSKTQKKDGKKRRKTRKESYAIYVYKVLKQVHPDTGISSKAMSIMNSFVNDIFERIAGEASRLAHYNKRHTITSREIQTAVRLLLPGELAKHAVSEGTKAVTKYTSAK